A part of Crassostrea angulata isolate pt1a10 chromosome 5, ASM2561291v2, whole genome shotgun sequence genomic DNA contains:
- the LOC128183426 gene encoding uncharacterized protein LOC128183426: MCTGSDFKLLDLGCGYGRYTLIIAKRYPYSTVYGIDPVRKSIDEANAQLQKEALINVNFLCVPGEQLPQDWTENFDFVILNDVLHDAYAVDGILTEVRRVLKSNGFGAAYDPPVSSYSAKLTDTDIAQLYLPLSLFSCLPMSLSGPYGEGYGVGWGYEKRREKIEKHGFRLVKVGDMDIDVVQERIVFQK, encoded by the coding sequence ATGTGTACAGGTTCCGACTTTAAGCTGCTTGATCTTGGCTGTGGATACGGAAGGTACACACTTATAATCGCCAAGCGTTATCCTTATAGCACCGTGTATGGTATCGACCCGGTCAGGAAATCCATCGACGAAGCCAACGCGCAGCTGCAAAAGGAAGCGCTGATCAATGTCAACTTCCTGTGTGTGCCGGGAGAACAGCTTCCCCAAGACTGGACGGAAAAtttcgattttgtaattttaaacgATGTCCTACATGACGCATATGCGGTAGACGGAATTTTGACGGAAGTCCGCCGTGTTTTGAAATCAAACGGATTCGGAGCGGCCTACGATCCGCCAGTTTCATCGTACTCCGCCAAGCTGACCGATACCGACATTGCCCAGCTGTACCTGCCCCTGAGCTTGTTTTCCTGTCTTCCCATGAGCCTCTCTGGTCCTTACGGCGAGGGATACGGCGTGGGCTGGGGCTACGAAAAGCGGAGGGAGAAGATCGAAAAACATGGCTTCCGTCTGGTCAAAGTCGGAGACATGGATATTGACGTGGTCCAAGAAAGAATTGTCTTCCAAAAATGA